One genomic region from Desulfovibrio sp. Fe33 encodes:
- a CDS encoding flavin reductase family protein: protein MKKSLGPNTLAQPTPVWAVGSYDEADKPNAMIAAWGGICGSDPACLTVSVRPSRHTYAGIMKHKAFTVSVSPAYLAAEADYLGMVSGEKVDKFAATGLTPVKSDCVDAPYIGEFPLVIECELKETVDLKAHVMLVGEIKDVKCDDDKLVDGKFPDPEKILPLIFSPGTRAYHTVGEKIGKGFDIGKKYLKKD, encoded by the coding sequence ATGAAGAAATCCCTCGGTCCCAATACCCTAGCCCAGCCCACTCCGGTCTGGGCGGTGGGTTCCTACGACGAGGCGGACAAGCCCAACGCCATGATCGCCGCCTGGGGCGGCATCTGCGGCTCGGACCCCGCCTGCCTGACCGTATCCGTGCGCCCCTCGCGCCATACCTATGCGGGAATCATGAAACACAAGGCGTTCACCGTGTCGGTGAGCCCGGCCTATCTGGCCGCCGAGGCGGACTACCTCGGCATGGTCTCGGGCGAAAAGGTGGACAAATTCGCGGCCACGGGACTCACCCCGGTGAAGAGCGATTGCGTCGACGCCCCGTACATCGGTGAATTCCCGCTGGTCATCGAGTGCGAGCTCAAGGAGACGGTTGACCTCAAGGCGCACGTCATGCTCGTGGGCGAGATCAAGGACGTGAAATGCGACGACGACAAGCTGGTCGACGGCAAATTTCCCGACCCGGAAAAAATCCTTCCGCTCATTTTCTCCCCGGGAACCCGCGCCTACCACACCGTGGGCGAAAAAATCGGCAAGGGCTTCGACATCGGCAAGAAGTACCTGAAAAAGGACTAG
- a CDS encoding PaaI family thioesterase — MPEAYLEAVRKEGQTVNNLFTFLGVEVVSIEPDRAVLKLPFKPELTQGAGMVAGGVLTSLLDEAMAHAVLGGNAPGERTTTIDLSVSFLRAVRPGSDLICEANVVKRGSRVLFVEASASSGDREVARATASFLLLA, encoded by the coding sequence ATGCCTGAAGCCTACCTCGAAGCGGTCCGCAAGGAAGGCCAGACCGTGAACAACCTTTTCACCTTCCTCGGCGTGGAGGTGGTGTCCATCGAACCCGACCGCGCCGTGCTCAAACTGCCCTTCAAGCCGGAGCTGACCCAGGGGGCGGGCATGGTCGCGGGCGGCGTGCTGACCTCTCTGCTCGATGAAGCCATGGCTCACGCCGTGCTCGGCGGCAACGCGCCCGGCGAGCGGACCACCACCATCGATCTGTCCGTCAGTTTTCTCCGCGCGGTCAGGCCCGGCTCGGACCTGATCTGCGAAGCAAACGTGGTCAAACGCGGCAGCCGCGTGCTGTTCGTCGAAGCTTCGGCCTCGTCCGGCGACCGAGAAGTCGCCAGGGCCACGGCCTCGTTCCTGCTCCTTGCCTGA
- a CDS encoding SH3 domain-containing protein has translation MRRAAFRTILLTALLVLGTGCAVRHSPAPQLPLVQDAGAYHGLPGDARLMSPDIQAAAWSDFLTRHFDPWERTRPEFPAEKVFWGLTAFSKRPLFGENILPRDPDWLSAMADASRVGEYPSLNRRAVSVVNTSMRVLPTDKPVFLDPRQAGEGFPFDYMQNSLVLAGTPLYATHESADRAWVLVESRFAYGWVRATDIAWVDDGFAKRFRAEAYAAVVRDGVSLVDEDGIFRCTGTIGTLLPLAGDTSDNGEAADKGLTVMVPARDDRGRAVAKLARIAPGGAEPAPLPPTPDNFARLAGLMIGEPYGWGGLYGDRDCSATTMDLMAAFGIFLPRNSSQQAKLGWVTPLEHGDGQAKKNLLLEEGVPFLTLVRKPGHIMIYIGSENGQPVVLHTVWGLKTRRNGVEGRAVIGRTVITTLEPGTDLKDLARPDGVLLNSVNSFNTLP, from the coding sequence ATGCGCCGCGCCGCCTTCCGAACGATTCTCCTCACGGCCCTGCTTGTTCTCGGGACCGGGTGCGCGGTGCGCCATTCCCCTGCGCCGCAGCTCCCCCTTGTCCAGGACGCCGGGGCGTATCACGGATTGCCGGGAGACGCGCGGCTCATGAGCCCCGACATCCAGGCCGCGGCCTGGTCGGATTTCCTCACGCGGCACTTCGACCCATGGGAGCGGACTCGTCCTGAATTCCCGGCGGAAAAGGTCTTCTGGGGACTGACCGCCTTTTCGAAAAGGCCCCTCTTCGGTGAAAACATCCTCCCGCGCGACCCAGACTGGCTTTCGGCCATGGCCGACGCCTCGCGCGTGGGCGAATATCCGAGCCTGAACCGCCGCGCCGTAAGCGTGGTCAACACCTCCATGCGGGTCCTGCCCACGGACAAGCCCGTCTTCCTCGATCCCCGGCAGGCGGGCGAAGGGTTCCCCTTCGACTACATGCAAAACTCCCTGGTCCTGGCCGGAACCCCGCTCTACGCCACCCACGAAAGCGCCGACCGGGCCTGGGTCCTGGTGGAATCGCGCTTCGCCTACGGTTGGGTCAGGGCCACGGACATCGCCTGGGTGGACGACGGGTTCGCCAAACGGTTCCGAGCCGAAGCCTATGCGGCGGTTGTCCGGGACGGGGTGTCCCTGGTGGACGAGGACGGAATTTTCCGCTGCACGGGAACTATCGGCACTCTGCTGCCCCTGGCCGGGGACACCTCCGACAACGGAGAAGCGGCCGACAAGGGCCTCACGGTCATGGTTCCGGCCCGTGACGACCGGGGCAGGGCCGTGGCCAAGCTCGCCCGCATCGCGCCCGGCGGCGCCGAACCGGCCCCGCTGCCGCCCACGCCCGACAACTTCGCGCGCCTGGCCGGCCTCATGATCGGCGAGCCCTACGGCTGGGGCGGACTGTATGGTGATCGGGACTGCTCGGCCACGACCATGGACCTCATGGCCGCCTTCGGCATCTTCCTGCCGCGCAATTCAAGCCAGCAGGCCAAACTCGGCTGGGTTACGCCCCTGGAGCACGGCGACGGACAGGCCAAGAAGAACCTCCTGCTCGAAGAGGGAGTTCCGTTCCTGACCCTGGTACGCAAGCCGGGACACATCATGATCTACATAGGCTCCGAAAACGGCCAGCCCGTGGTCCTGCACACCGTTTGGGGGCTCAAGACCCGGCGCAACGGAGTCGAGGGGCGGGCGGTCATAGGCCGCACCGTCATCACCACCCTGGAGCCGGGGACCGATCTGAAGGACCTGGCCCGGCCCGACGGGGTGCTCCTGAACTCGGTCAATTCCTTCAACACCCTGCCCTGA
- a CDS encoding thioredoxin family protein produces MTTDNRLIVCPQCGAVNRVNPGREAEAACGKCGGRVFEAQPLELVGSTFDRHIGKSEVPVLVDFYSPTCGPCLMMGPQFADAAKTLFPKVRLAKIDTSAEQTVAARYGIRAVPTLILFRNGREIARQSGAMDARGIAGWVGQHI; encoded by the coding sequence ATGACCACCGATAATCGACTCATCGTCTGCCCCCAATGCGGGGCGGTAAACCGCGTAAATCCCGGCCGCGAGGCCGAAGCCGCCTGCGGCAAATGCGGCGGCAGGGTCTTCGAAGCCCAGCCCCTTGAGCTGGTCGGCTCCACCTTTGACCGCCATATAGGCAAGAGCGAAGTCCCCGTTCTCGTGGATTTCTACTCTCCCACCTGCGGCCCCTGCCTCATGATGGGCCCGCAGTTCGCCGACGCCGCCAAGACCCTGTTCCCCAAGGTCAGGCTGGCAAAAATCGACACCTCGGCCGAACAGACCGTTGCCGCGCGCTACGGCATCCGCGCCGTGCCCACCCTCATCCTGTTCAGGAATGGCCGCGAGATCGCCAGGCAATCCGGTGCAATGGACGCCCGAGGCATTGCCGGGTGGGTCGGACAGCACATCTAA